The proteins below come from a single Natranaerofaba carboxydovora genomic window:
- a CDS encoding efflux RND transporter permease subunit, whose translation MNLSKLGIKRPVTVMMVVLIILLLATISVTMIPIDLYPDMELPVLLVMVDYEGAGPGEVENMVTSPLEEGLSTVDNLSGISSTSSSGQSTIILEFDWGTDMDFASLDVREVVDMTIDQLPDDVGNPTVMQIDPDMLPIIQAGISGNMSHEELTDLAEGVVQSRLERLEGVASVDTMGGLEREIDLRVDPYKLSSYGLTYNDVSEVIQATNIDITGGDVVEGGFEYSVKVEGEFESPEEIEGLIVGQTESGPVRFSQIGYVEDELKEMEPITRMNGEPTVSIAIQTQSGANTVQVAQLARAEMEAMEEDLPGDISFNIAMDQSVFIEDAIDSMYITAVIGAILAVVILWLFLGSIRPTLVIGIAIPISIVSTFNLLYFMDYTMNMITLGGLTLGIGMVVDNSIVLLENIYRKREEGLTPVDGAIEGSQEISGAIIASTLTTVAAFLPAAYAEGIAGIIFEPLAWTVVFALVASLVVALGLIPLLSVKLLGRNISEIKSNMSYLPRKMDSFVSNTIERYTGILKWALTYRFRVIAIFLVIMVSSVFMVPLLGFEFLPSADVGELSVDVTYPVGTTMEETDERMKELEDTLIENIPEIDVLFSESGGSGDMIAGDGGGSRQGSLSIRLVSDRERDRDAFEIADEIRELLPEEPGVDKSVSIDDMADEGGGMGEDVTIEIRGDDLEVLEELTDDISTKAQRVEGVANTTSNFEDVTTEIALKLDNDKAFSYGLTTHEVGNTLSRVIDGETISFYREAGEEYDIRLEADFPYEFDVSALERMLIDTPTGEQIPVEEVANIEMVEAPRQIEREDQVRSGIVGVQIEGRDLGSVVDDIQEELSDYELPVGYTVEYGGAYSDMMDAFTGLFFALGLAVILVYMVMASQFESLLYPFIIMFTFPQTLIGVIAALLIGGRPLSIVAFIGVIMLAGIVVNNGIVMVDYINQLYHQQGVNRYDAIIQAGRIRLRPILMTTLTTILGMLPMAMPIGEGAEMRTPMASVTIGGLAVSTVITLVLIPVVYSLLDDLSLRIKEKIGGGESVE comes from the coding sequence ATGAATTTATCAAAGCTTGGAATTAAAAGACCAGTTACGGTTATGATGGTAGTATTGATAATTCTTTTGCTTGCTACAATCTCTGTTACTATGATTCCCATAGACCTTTATCCTGACATGGAACTTCCCGTGCTCTTGGTAATGGTTGATTACGAAGGTGCCGGACCAGGTGAAGTAGAAAATATGGTGACTTCTCCTTTGGAGGAAGGATTATCGACAGTAGATAACTTGAGTGGGATATCGTCTACATCTAGTTCCGGTCAGAGCACTATAATACTCGAATTTGACTGGGGTACGGATATGGATTTTGCCTCACTTGATGTACGGGAAGTTGTCGATATGACAATAGATCAACTTCCCGATGATGTGGGGAACCCTACAGTAATGCAGATAGACCCTGATATGTTACCGATAATTCAGGCTGGTATAAGCGGTAATATGAGTCATGAAGAATTGACGGATTTGGCTGAAGGTGTTGTGCAGAGTAGGCTTGAAAGATTAGAAGGCGTTGCTTCTGTTGACACGATGGGTGGATTAGAGAGGGAGATTGATCTAAGGGTCGACCCTTACAAGCTTTCTAGTTATGGGCTGACATACAATGATGTATCCGAGGTAATCCAGGCTACAAACATTGATATTACTGGTGGAGATGTAGTAGAAGGGGGATTTGAATACTCTGTTAAGGTAGAGGGTGAATTTGAATCACCAGAAGAAATAGAAGGCTTAATAGTCGGACAGACTGAGAGTGGTCCTGTAAGGTTCTCGCAAATAGGTTATGTCGAGGATGAGTTAAAAGAGATGGAGCCAATAACCAGAATGAATGGAGAACCTACAGTTTCCATTGCTATCCAAACTCAAAGTGGGGCAAATACTGTACAGGTAGCACAGCTTGCTAGAGCCGAGATGGAAGCTATGGAAGAAGATTTGCCCGGGGATATTAGCTTTAATATAGCTATGGACCAGAGTGTTTTTATTGAAGATGCGATAGATAGTATGTACATTACAGCAGTAATAGGTGCTATTTTAGCAGTTGTTATACTGTGGTTATTTTTGGGAAGTATAAGGCCCACCCTTGTCATCGGAATTGCGATACCAATTTCTATAGTGAGTACGTTTAACCTTCTCTATTTTATGGACTATACAATGAATATGATAACCCTTGGTGGACTAACTCTTGGTATAGGGATGGTGGTTGATAACTCTATTGTCTTGTTGGAGAATATATACCGAAAAAGAGAAGAAGGCTTAACACCGGTAGATGGAGCAATAGAGGGAAGTCAAGAAATTTCGGGTGCTATAATTGCATCAACCTTAACAACAGTTGCAGCTTTTTTACCGGCGGCTTATGCTGAAGGTATTGCAGGGATAATTTTTGAACCTCTTGCCTGGACAGTTGTTTTTGCCCTGGTTGCTTCTTTGGTAGTAGCACTTGGGCTTATCCCACTGTTGTCGGTTAAACTTTTGGGTAGAAATATCAGTGAAATTAAATCAAATATGTCTTATCTTCCTCGAAAGATGGACTCTTTTGTATCTAATACAATAGAGCGTTATACAGGAATACTAAAATGGGCTTTGACTTATCGGTTTAGAGTCATAGCGATTTTTCTTGTGATAATGGTTAGCAGTGTGTTTATGGTTCCTTTATTGGGTTTTGAGTTTTTGCCATCGGCTGACGTTGGTGAGCTAAGTGTGGATGTGACTTACCCGGTGGGAACTACTATGGAAGAAACTGATGAAAGGATGAAAGAACTCGAGGATACATTGATAGAAAATATTCCGGAAATAGATGTATTATTTTCAGAGTCCGGTGGCAGTGGTGATATGATTGCGGGTGACGGTGGCGGATCTAGACAGGGTAGTTTGTCAATTCGTCTGGTGTCTGATAGGGAGAGAGATAGGGATGCTTTTGAAATAGCAGATGAAATAAGAGAGTTGTTACCTGAAGAACCTGGAGTTGATAAGTCTGTTTCTATAGATGATATGGCCGATGAAGGCGGAGGAATGGGAGAAGATGTCACTATAGAAATACGAGGAGACGACCTGGAAGTTTTAGAAGAGTTGACTGACGATATTTCTACTAAAGCACAGAGGGTGGAAGGTGTCGCTAATACAACTTCTAACTTTGAAGATGTGACAACAGAGATAGCATTAAAGCTAGATAATGATAAAGCTTTTTCCTATGGTCTTACTACTCACGAAGTTGGGAATACTCTTAGCAGGGTAATCGATGGAGAAACTATTAGCTTTTATAGAGAAGCAGGAGAAGAATATGATATTCGCTTAGAAGCAGACTTTCCTTATGAGTTTGATGTATCAGCCTTGGAAAGAATGCTTATTGACACACCGACAGGTGAGCAGATACCTGTTGAAGAAGTAGCTAATATTGAGATGGTGGAAGCGCCAAGGCAAATAGAAAGAGAGGATCAGGTTAGAAGTGGAATTGTGGGAGTACAGATAGAAGGCAGAGATTTGGGTAGTGTAGTAGATGATATTCAGGAGGAGCTTAGCGATTATGAACTACCTGTTGGTTATACAGTTGAATATGGTGGGGCCTATAGTGATATGATGGATGCATTTACAGGGCTTTTCTTTGCTCTTGGTCTTGCAGTTATACTTGTTTATATGGTGATGGCTTCTCAATTTGAGTCTTTGCTGTATCCTTTTATAATAATGTTTACATTTCCTCAAACTTTGATAGGTGTTATTGCTGCTCTTTTGATAGGTGGTAGGCCACTTAGTATTGTAGCTTTTATAGGTGTCATAATGCTTGCCGGAATTGTTGTTAACAATGGTATTGTTATGGTCGATTATATCAATCAATTATATCACCAGCAGGGAGTAAATAGATATGACGCGATTATTCAAGCTGGGAGAATAAGGTTAAGGCCTATTCTAATGACTACACTTACAACTATCCTTGGGATGTTACCTATGGCAATGCCAATAGGAGAAGGTGCCGAAATGAGAACACCAATGGCCTCTGTAACTATTGGAGGTCTGGCGGTATCGACAGTAATAACACTGGTTCTAATCCCTGTGGTATACTCTCTATTGGATGATCTTTCACTTAGGATTAAAGAAAAGATAGGCGGTGGAGAAAGTGTCGAATAG
- a CDS encoding efflux RND transporter periplasmic adaptor subunit, whose translation MSNNNKKELNEKEELNEEIKEKKTQKKRNIIISLVVLLVLFLAGGGYYLSGEVRETVADEEKEEEPPLVEAEPIHRDNLQKTASLTGNVEPDDTVMVIPQLSGEIESIHVEEGDRVEEGELLMTIDDHDYRLQLEEAQSARDAAQAQLDEAEAGPRDAEVTEMETTLNMAKDQEEQMEKEFERIESLHEEGFVSDQELEQAEMQYKNAKEQAKAAEAAMDAVEEGAREEQLRALRSQVNQADVGVRLAQQTLDRAQVEAPGSGTIASLDVSEGDMADTASPSMILIDTDVVIVNAVVPETYINNVNAGQDVLVNVPSAREEPYENTIQRIGDMPPEDGRGYPIEVVIPNEEGLLRAGMFSRLEVVVDSSEDVIVVPRNAILEEDGESGVYVVEDEGGQYVVDFRIIETGIAEDGMIEVVDGLDEGERVITAGLSDVGPGDEVRLNNS comes from the coding sequence ATGAGTAATAACAATAAAAAAGAATTAAATGAGAAAGAAGAACTAAATGAGGAAATTAAAGAGAAGAAGACGCAGAAAAAAAGGAATATTATTATTAGCTTGGTTGTTCTTCTTGTATTGTTTTTGGCCGGGGGAGGATATTACTTGTCTGGTGAGGTTAGAGAAACAGTAGCAGATGAAGAAAAAGAAGAAGAACCACCACTTGTTGAAGCAGAGCCTATCCACAGAGATAATCTTCAAAAAACAGCTTCTCTGACTGGAAATGTCGAACCAGATGATACAGTGATGGTTATACCTCAGCTTTCTGGTGAGATTGAATCCATCCATGTAGAAGAGGGCGATAGAGTGGAAGAAGGGGAACTTCTCATGACTATTGATGATCATGATTATAGACTACAGCTAGAAGAAGCTCAGTCAGCAAGAGATGCTGCTCAGGCTCAGCTAGATGAGGCTGAGGCAGGACCAAGGGATGCCGAAGTTACAGAGATGGAGACAACGCTAAATATGGCAAAGGATCAAGAAGAGCAGATGGAAAAAGAATTTGAAAGAATAGAATCACTTCATGAAGAAGGGTTTGTTTCTGACCAGGAATTAGAACAGGCAGAAATGCAGTACAAAAATGCTAAAGAGCAGGCAAAAGCGGCTGAGGCTGCAATGGATGCAGTAGAAGAAGGGGCAAGAGAAGAACAGCTAAGGGCACTTAGGTCTCAGGTGAACCAGGCTGATGTTGGGGTTAGACTTGCCCAGCAGACTCTTGACAGGGCGCAGGTAGAGGCCCCTGGAAGTGGCACGATTGCTTCTCTTGATGTTAGTGAAGGGGATATGGCTGATACAGCCTCCCCATCAATGATTCTTATTGATACAGATGTGGTAATTGTTAATGCTGTAGTTCCAGAAACATATATCAATAATGTGAATGCAGGGCAAGATGTACTGGTAAATGTTCCTTCCGCCAGGGAAGAACCTTATGAAAACACTATTCAGCGTATTGGTGATATGCCGCCTGAAGATGGCAGGGGATATCCTATAGAGGTCGTTATCCCAAATGAAGAAGGTTTACTTCGAGCAGGAATGTTTAGCCGCCTTGAAGTAGTGGTTGATTCTAGCGAAGATGTGATAGTAGTTCCTCGTAATGCAATATTGGAAGAGGACGGCGAATCAGGAGTATATGTTGTAGAAGATGAAGGAGGGCAATACGTTGTGGATTTTCGCATAATAGAAACAGGTATTGCTGAGGATGGTATGATAGAGGTTGTAGATGGGTTAGATGAAGGAGAAAGAGTTATTACTGCCGGTCTAAGTGATGTTGGTCCAGGAGATGAAGTGAGGTTGAATAACTCATGA
- a CDS encoding TolC family protein, translated as MKKLLLMIFVVGLLSVFIIMPGVMAEEENNDNDEEEKEEVKENNDENEKEDDNYEVSIEDLFEVVDEEKDTFGVEKDEEETGAYYRRLTLEGARDIVLNSPQALQAELGLEMADIGVDMAEEQYQDMKEMREDIDDLIDDLEEEKKRLEDEEMKEAEDNLVEAVEELYEVLDEEAMPEMEDVIAGMIDDAVQEAVDEAIEEAMEEQFGDVTQEESSGDGSGSNGEGDIGIDDEVYEELIDKTAPVMTEIANLSAIQMQIAMFDQLLDATDEMDYEDMLDDMVAEAEQGKRETKQERDIAYMEWEEIGKKELKFGAESMYIGLLVMDEQLETAKMNLANVERTIKQEEARKNAGLSTDLSVDALKLQKNEIEDNIESLQNSRDDLKREFLSFIGVDMDETVYLEPISFDLEDFEESFNFEQSLDYAKYAGNEIRLQEKKVEFAEDNLDFAANEHGVDSDSYRMYGVELEQAELDKEVTREDIEKSMNENYNAFNEAMNDYRLAEEGLDLQVESVKADKIMIENGMITENDYLDSLTELNETISLIEQAKFQAYLAKRELIHLDEEGIVLDAGGDMDMEQDMEDGMAPEGPDMEDSDEMDDMEDDGMDSGMDMDPGMNQDGPESGSFNTAPGMNQDQDFDFGPEDPGTGDSGMGPGMEDGDMDSFSP; from the coding sequence GTGAAGAAGTTATTACTTATGATTTTCGTTGTCGGGTTATTGTCTGTCTTTATAATAATGCCTGGTGTTATGGCAGAGGAAGAAAACAATGATAATGATGAAGAAGAAAAAGAAGAAGTAAAAGAAAATAATGATGAAAATGAAAAAGAGGATGATAACTATGAGGTAAGTATTGAAGATTTATTTGAAGTGGTGGATGAAGAAAAGGATACTTTTGGGGTAGAAAAGGATGAAGAAGAGACAGGCGCGTACTATCGAAGACTAACTCTTGAAGGCGCTAGAGACATCGTACTAAACTCACCTCAGGCATTGCAGGCTGAGCTAGGCCTTGAAATGGCGGATATTGGTGTTGACATGGCAGAAGAACAATATCAAGACATGAAAGAGATGAGAGAAGATATTGATGATCTAATAGATGACTTGGAAGAAGAAAAAAAGCGTCTTGAAGATGAAGAAATGAAGGAAGCAGAAGATAACCTAGTTGAGGCAGTTGAGGAGTTATATGAGGTGTTAGATGAGGAAGCGATGCCTGAAATGGAAGATGTGATTGCGGGAATGATAGATGATGCTGTACAAGAAGCAGTTGATGAAGCAATAGAAGAAGCAATGGAGGAACAATTTGGAGACGTAACACAGGAGGAAAGTAGCGGTGATGGATCGGGGAGTAATGGAGAAGGTGATATAGGAATAGATGATGAGGTATATGAGGAGTTGATTGATAAAACAGCTCCTGTTATGACTGAAATTGCAAACCTATCGGCTATACAAATGCAAATTGCCATGTTTGATCAATTACTTGATGCTACTGATGAGATGGATTACGAAGATATGCTTGACGATATGGTTGCTGAAGCCGAGCAGGGAAAAAGAGAAACAAAGCAAGAAAGAGATATTGCATATATGGAGTGGGAAGAAATTGGGAAGAAGGAATTGAAGTTTGGTGCAGAAAGTATGTATATAGGATTACTTGTTATGGATGAACAGTTAGAAACAGCAAAAATGAATTTAGCTAATGTAGAAAGAACTATAAAACAAGAAGAAGCAAGAAAAAATGCTGGTTTGAGCACGGACCTCTCAGTGGATGCATTGAAACTTCAAAAAAATGAAATAGAAGATAATATAGAAAGCCTACAAAACAGTAGAGATGATTTGAAAAGAGAGTTTTTAAGTTTTATAGGTGTTGATATGGATGAAACAGTTTATTTAGAACCAATTTCTTTTGACTTAGAGGACTTTGAAGAGAGTTTTAATTTTGAACAGAGTCTTGATTATGCTAAGTATGCAGGTAATGAGATTAGGCTTCAAGAGAAAAAAGTTGAATTTGCAGAAGATAACTTGGATTTTGCAGCGAATGAACATGGTGTAGATTCGGATTCCTATAGGATGTACGGAGTTGAGCTAGAACAAGCTGAATTAGACAAGGAAGTTACCAGGGAAGATATTGAAAAATCAATGAATGAAAATTATAATGCATTCAATGAAGCTATGAATGATTATAGACTTGCAGAAGAAGGGTTAGACCTTCAAGTGGAGTCAGTCAAGGCAGATAAAATAATGATAGAGAATGGTATGATTACAGAAAATGATTATCTTGACAGCCTTACAGAATTAAATGAGACAATTAGTTTGATAGAACAGGCAAAATTTCAAGCATATCTTGCCAAAAGAGAGCTTATACATTTAGATGAAGAAGGAATTGTATTAGATGCTGGCGGTGATATGGATATGGAACAGGATATGGAAGACGGAATGGCCCCAGAAGGCCCTGATATGGAAGATTCTGATGAGATGGACGACATGGAAGATGATGGTATGGATTCTGGTATGGATATGGATCCAGGTATGAATCAAGACGGGCCAGAGTCTGGAAGTTTTAACACGGCTCCTGGAATGAATCAGGATCAGGATTTTGATTTTGGGCCTGAGGATCCTGGTACAGGAGATTCTGGTATGGGTCCTGGCATGGAAGATGGAGATATGGATTCTTTTAGCCCATAA
- a CDS encoding FmdB family zinc ribbon protein, translated as MPNYDFKCEECSSKFSKRISYERRDEVCCKECGSDKTKQIFTSVMVKGGKSSGGNSGSSGCGTCSGGSCC; from the coding sequence ATGCCGAATTATGATTTCAAATGTGAAGAGTGCAGCAGTAAATTTTCTAAGAGGATATCTTATGAAAGAAGAGATGAAGTGTGCTGTAAGGAGTGTGGTTCAGATAAAACAAAACAGATTTTTACCTCTGTAATGGTTAAAGGAGGCAAAAGTTCTGGAGGAAATAGTGGTAGCAGTGGTTGTGGCACCTGTAGTGGGGGAAGCTGCTGCTAA
- the lgt gene encoding prolipoprotein diacylglyceryl transferase — MRPELIEIGGMAIYSYGVMIAIAFVVGIFYALKQAPKEGFKEDHILEVLILVIVLAALGSRFIFVARNFEFYRHEFMWGMLGFRDGGLVFHGGFIFAALGVLAYSYYRKYSFFRLMDLGVILVAIGYPITRIGCFLNGCCYGLPSDLPWAVVYPAVDDISRHPAQLYSSLLMVVVLVILLYLRKHKYFDGYLLSWFLVLYGIYRFVVEFVRVNPEMMWGLTAPQVVALGFVVVGVLILAIQRRRYSVK, encoded by the coding sequence TTGCGTCCTGAATTAATTGAGATAGGTGGAATGGCTATTTACTCCTACGGAGTTATGATTGCCATTGCGTTTGTGGTGGGAATTTTTTATGCGCTAAAGCAGGCGCCAAAAGAAGGATTTAAAGAAGATCATATATTAGAAGTTTTGATACTTGTAATAGTCCTTGCAGCACTTGGATCTAGGTTTATTTTTGTAGCGAGAAACTTTGAATTTTACAGGCATGAGTTCATGTGGGGGATGCTTGGCTTTAGAGATGGTGGGCTTGTCTTTCATGGAGGATTTATCTTTGCAGCACTTGGTGTTTTGGCTTACAGTTATTACAGGAAGTATTCTTTTTTTAGGCTGATGGATCTTGGGGTTATTCTTGTTGCTATTGGGTATCCCATAACCAGGATAGGATGTTTTCTAAATGGATGCTGTTATGGTTTGCCAAGTGATTTGCCATGGGCTGTAGTCTATCCGGCGGTAGATGATATCAGCAGACACCCTGCTCAGCTTTATTCGAGCCTTTTGATGGTAGTGGTACTTGTTATCCTTTTATATTTACGTAAGCATAAGTACTTTGATGGATATTTACTTTCCTGGTTTTTGGTGCTTTATGGCATATATAGATTTGTTGTGGAATTTGTCAGGGTGAACCCTGAAATGATGTGGGGATTAACTGCACCCCAGGTAGTGGCTTTAGGCTTTGTTGTGGTTGGTGTTTTGATACTTGCTATTCAGAGAAGAAGATATAGTGTTAAGTAG
- the cobT gene encoding nicotinate-nucleotide--dimethylbenzimidazole phosphoribosyltransferase — translation MSEKLKDVLDDVIEGIEPLDEEAMKKAQERLDDLTKPPGSLGVLEELAKKLAGIYKEPIPSLKKKAGVLMAADHGVVEEKVSAFPKEVTAQMVQNFAGEGAAINVLSNHEGVELTLVDVGVYEDISDIDKVLHRKVAPGTKNMAKEPAMTKDEALKAMQVGFEIAEKFSDDGVGIVSTGEMGIGNTTPSAAIIYLYGDAPIRQVVGRGTGVEDDRLENKIKAIEKAIEVNSPDPDDPLDVLSKIGGLEIAGLCGVFLGCASKRIPVMIDGFISGAAAVMASKFCEGSVNYMIGSHLSKEPGHNVMLSLLGIKPMFSMDMRLGEGTGAVLAMNSVEAAVKIINEMATFSDAGVSKDE, via the coding sequence TTGAGTGAAAAGCTTAAAGATGTTCTTGATGATGTTATTGAAGGGATAGAGCCTTTGGATGAAGAGGCTATGAAAAAGGCACAGGAGAGGCTAGATGATCTGACAAAACCCCCTGGAAGCCTTGGAGTACTTGAAGAACTTGCCAAAAAGCTGGCTGGAATATACAAAGAGCCTATTCCTTCCCTTAAAAAGAAGGCAGGAGTTTTGATGGCAGCAGATCATGGTGTGGTTGAAGAGAAGGTGTCTGCTTTTCCTAAAGAAGTTACTGCCCAGATGGTGCAAAACTTTGCTGGTGAAGGTGCAGCAATTAATGTTTTGTCAAATCATGAAGGAGTAGAGCTTACATTAGTTGACGTTGGGGTTTATGAAGATATATCTGATATCGACAAGGTACTGCATAGAAAGGTTGCACCAGGGACTAAGAATATGGCTAAAGAACCAGCTATGACAAAAGATGAGGCTTTAAAGGCTATGCAGGTAGGTTTTGAAATAGCTGAAAAGTTCAGTGATGATGGTGTAGGAATTGTCTCTACAGGCGAGATGGGTATAGGTAATACCACTCCTAGTGCTGCAATAATATATTTATATGGAGATGCTCCCATTCGCCAAGTAGTTGGACGGGGGACAGGTGTTGAAGATGACAGGTTAGAGAATAAGATTAAGGCCATTGAAAAGGCTATAGAAGTTAACAGTCCTGATCCAGATGATCCTTTAGATGTGCTTTCGAAAATAGGTGGCCTTGAGATAGCAGGGTTGTGCGGTGTGTTTTTGGGCTGTGCAAGTAAAAGAATTCCTGTGATGATAGATGGATTTATTTCGGGAGCGGCTGCTGTTATGGCTTCTAAGTTTTGTGAGGGTAGTGTTAATTACATGATAGGGTCGCACTTGTCCAAAGAGCCTGGACATAATGTAATGTTATCCCTTCTTGGGATTAAGCCTATGTTTAGTATGGATATGAGACTTGGTGAGGGAACAGGGGCTGTCCTTGCCATGAACTCTGTTGAGGCAGCTGTGAAGATTATTAATGAGATGGCTACCTTTTCAGATGCTGGTGTCAGTAAAGATGAATAG
- a CDS encoding DUF4127 family protein, with amino-acid sequence MQNRNQNQTQQHSNQNNHNNQNNQSKIRSSIIKKIVLFVIVLFGIFGIISSFGSDDYVDENIVLLALDDRPANTFVPEKTAKVSGGVNINTMPEELMEEISPKDEGFDSELIEKIGDFLKNKGYGELNEADEAFGHDGEVDAFVISADMLFFGGLVSSRNVEPNIDKEERIKKGTNILKELKEIYPDAEVYVYSSIQRLAPTFAGDVDDDLYNDIRYWAINYDRVHNEGKVEYTANLERLENRIPDGILKGYINSREMNQRINLKLLELLDDDYIDYMVISQDDAADYGLHRVEQKEIEEKKSSLNIEDKIEIFPGTDEVDGILISRYINKAYDREPLFYPIYPEVPEIIKDNIDPEYYDPEEWIPLLEDIPLEKNIEARINALGGELVDDREKADILLFVNNLNCGCGEMTEDLVKRLKRQIELDEDEKIEVRDELTESIKEFAREISYNLNMGRYAAVSDVGKLNGGCKTFVEGLLEEVELFDLLSYSGWNTAGNSLGQSLAQANNRHFYILAGSEDIEYEDRYYLDNDSKLLGARAQASLIFHRFSKDYLYAGGFRKEVIDYMGELEDNDGDQHDLGEDYDKIKDYFDDKFRGELEEFYEDYFDGRRLALGDSGDCDCCEGFCSLGLDEGDQPGYVLKSLSKLEINLPWRRLFEVDITPEFVIEREG; translated from the coding sequence ATGCAAAATAGAAACCAAAATCAAACACAACAACATAGCAATCAAAACAATCATAACAATCAAAACAATCAAAGCAAAATAAGAAGCAGTATAATTAAAAAAATTGTTCTTTTTGTAATAGTGCTTTTTGGTATTTTTGGGATTATTAGTTCTTTTGGCAGTGATGATTATGTGGATGAAAATATTGTGCTGTTGGCCTTAGATGATAGACCTGCTAATACCTTTGTTCCAGAGAAGACTGCCAAGGTAAGTGGTGGGGTAAATATTAATACCATGCCAGAGGAATTAATGGAAGAGATTTCGCCAAAGGATGAGGGGTTTGACAGCGAGTTAATAGAGAAGATAGGGGATTTTTTGAAAAATAAAGGGTATGGAGAGTTAAATGAAGCTGATGAGGCTTTTGGCCATGACGGGGAGGTTGATGCCTTTGTAATATCTGCGGATATGCTCTTTTTTGGCGGGCTTGTCTCTTCTAGAAATGTAGAGCCTAATATTGACAAAGAAGAAAGGATTAAAAAAGGAACCAATATACTAAAAGAACTTAAAGAGATATATCCTGATGCTGAAGTTTATGTCTATTCTTCGATCCAAAGGTTGGCACCTACTTTTGCTGGGGATGTGGATGATGATCTTTATAATGATATTAGGTACTGGGCGATAAATTATGACAGGGTCCATAATGAGGGAAAAGTTGAGTACACTGCAAATCTTGAGAGGTTAGAAAATAGAATCCCGGATGGTATTTTGAAGGGCTATATTAATTCTAGGGAGATGAATCAAAGGATAAATCTCAAGCTCTTAGAGCTATTAGATGATGATTATATAGATTATATGGTAATATCCCAAGACGATGCGGCAGATTATGGTCTTCATAGAGTGGAGCAAAAAGAGATTGAAGAGAAGAAGAGTTCTCTTAATATAGAAGACAAAATTGAAATTTTCCCAGGAACTGATGAAGTGGATGGGATTTTGATCTCTAGATATATTAATAAGGCTTATGATAGAGAGCCTTTGTTTTATCCGATATATCCTGAAGTACCAGAAATTATAAAAGACAATATTGATCCAGAATATTATGATCCAGAAGAGTGGATCCCTCTTCTAGAAGATATCCCCCTTGAAAAAAATATAGAAGCACGTATTAATGCCCTTGGGGGAGAGCTTGTAGATGATAGAGAAAAAGCAGATATCCTTTTATTTGTTAATAATTTAAACTGCGGTTGTGGTGAGATGACAGAGGACCTTGTAAAAAGGCTTAAGAGACAAATAGAACTTGATGAAGATGAAAAAATAGAAGTAAGGGATGAATTAACAGAGAGTATAAAAGAATTTGCTAGAGAGATATCATACAATCTCAATATGGGTAGGTATGCGGCAGTTTCTGATGTTGGAAAGCTAAATGGAGGATGTAAGACCTTTGTTGAAGGTTTACTAGAAGAAGTGGAACTTTTTGACCTTCTGTCATACAGCGGTTGGAATACTGCTGGGAACAGTCTTGGTCAGTCCCTTGCCCAGGCAAATAACAGGCATTTTTATATTTTGGCAGGTAGTGAAGATATTGAATATGAAGATAGATACTATCTTGATAATGACTCTAAGCTCCTTGGGGCTAGAGCTCAGGCAAGTCTGATCTTTCATAGATTTTCTAAAGACTATCTATATGCAGGTGGATTTCGTAAAGAAGTAATAGATTATATGGGTGAATTAGAAGATAATGATGGAGATCAGCATGACCTTGGTGAAGATTACGATAAGATTAAAGATTATTTTGATGATAAATTTAGGGGTGAGTTAGAAGAGTTTTATGAAGATTATTTTGATGGTAGGAGATTAGCTTTAGGGGATAGTGGGGACTGTGATTGTTGTGAAGGCTTTTGCAGTCTTGGTCTTGATGAGGGTGATCAGCCTGGTTATGTACTAAAAAGTTTGTCAAAGTTAGAGATTAACTTGCCCTGGAGAAGGTTGTTTGAGGTAGATATAACCCCAGAATTTGTAATAGAAAGAGAAGGGTAA